Proteins encoded by one window of Halococcus salifodinae DSM 8989:
- a CDS encoding MutS-related protein has translation MHLQDYWGIGPKTASQLEDGLGTERAIRAIESMDIGVLVDAGLARGRATRILRHAHGEQGMGILTTPDARTVYKDLLARVQTYAVTDHAGDRIRVLAPLTSRDAMEDRLDEVILATDTWGDLDDATCEEVLDVFAGFDEMGGGDRAAVETVLALQDIGVSIGVFASIDAIDPDALDDAREALGSLDTEGGEPTVREGIDDELDTAREQLTAVEQLEAQGIDVIEAIQSDGVRSSEEFREAFISHVASETPLPAPRVREATPTGAADATDFVTQGLRELLGTLRESVEAREQAVADELEAALDDSRDEIEAAVTAVSETAFQLSLARFVRAYDLTRPTFVESGCVGAVNARNLSLVAANDDVQPVTYAVGDHECAAEVPTGDQVTVLTGANSGGKTTLLETLCQVVVLAHMGLPVPADEAEVSRVDAIVFHRRHASFNAGVLESTLQTIVPPLTESNRTLMLVDEFEAITEPGSAADLLYGLVRLAVDAGAVGVYVTHLADDLEPLPDRARTDGIFARGLRDDLTLDVDYQPQFGTVGRSTPEFIVSRLVANASDRSERAGFEVLADAVGQDIVQQTLLDAEWSG, from the coding sequence ATGCACCTCCAGGACTACTGGGGAATCGGCCCGAAGACAGCCTCCCAGCTCGAAGACGGACTCGGCACTGAGCGCGCGATTCGGGCGATCGAATCGATGGATATCGGCGTCCTCGTCGATGCTGGACTCGCCCGCGGGCGGGCAACCCGGATCCTTCGGCACGCCCACGGCGAACAGGGGATGGGAATCCTCACGACGCCGGATGCACGCACCGTCTACAAGGACCTCCTCGCACGGGTCCAAACATACGCTGTCACCGATCACGCGGGCGACCGTATCCGTGTGCTGGCACCGCTTACCTCGCGCGACGCTATGGAAGACCGCCTCGACGAGGTGATCCTCGCAACGGACACCTGGGGCGATCTCGACGACGCCACTTGCGAGGAAGTTCTCGACGTCTTCGCCGGCTTCGATGAGATGGGTGGTGGCGACCGCGCCGCGGTCGAGACTGTGCTCGCACTCCAAGACATCGGCGTCAGCATCGGTGTGTTCGCCTCGATCGACGCCATCGACCCCGACGCGCTCGACGATGCCCGCGAAGCGCTCGGCTCCCTCGACACAGAGGGAGGTGAGCCCACCGTTCGCGAAGGCATCGACGACGAACTCGATACGGCCCGCGAGCAGCTCACGGCGGTCGAACAGCTCGAAGCGCAGGGCATCGACGTCATCGAGGCCATCCAATCCGACGGCGTTCGTTCGAGCGAGGAGTTCCGTGAAGCGTTCATCAGTCATGTGGCGAGCGAGACGCCACTCCCGGCACCGCGGGTCCGGGAGGCAACCCCCACCGGGGCTGCCGACGCCACGGATTTCGTGACGCAGGGCCTCCGCGAGCTGCTCGGGACACTCCGCGAATCGGTCGAAGCTCGCGAGCAAGCGGTCGCAGACGAACTGGAGGCCGCACTCGACGATAGCCGCGACGAGATCGAAGCTGCCGTCACCGCAGTGAGCGAGACGGCCTTCCAGCTCTCGCTCGCACGGTTCGTCCGCGCCTACGATCTGACTCGCCCCACGTTCGTCGAGTCGGGTTGTGTTGGGGCTGTGAACGCACGCAACCTCTCGCTCGTCGCGGCCAACGACGATGTGCAGCCAGTCACGTACGCCGTCGGCGACCACGAGTGTGCGGCCGAGGTACCGACCGGGGATCAGGTCACGGTACTCACCGGGGCGAACAGTGGTGGGAAGACCACCCTTTTGGAGACGCTCTGTCAGGTGGTCGTCCTCGCGCACATGGGCTTGCCCGTCCCGGCCGATGAGGCCGAAGTGAGCCGCGTCGACGCCATCGTGTTCCATCGCCGGCACGCGAGTTTCAACGCTGGCGTGCTCGAATCCACGCTCCAGACGATCGTGCCGCCGCTGACCGAAAGCAACCGGACGCTGATGCTGGTCGACGAGTTCGAGGCGATCACCGAACCGGGAAGCGCCGCCGACCTGCTGTACGGATTAGTGCGTCTCGCGGTCGATGCGGGAGCCGTCGGCGTCTACGTCACCCACCTCGCGGACGATCTCGAACCCCTGCCGGATCGGGCGCGTACCGACGGCATTTTCGCCAGAGGCCTGCGCGACGATCTGACGCTCGACGTGGATTATCAGCCACAATTCGGGACCGTCGGTCGATCCACGCCGGAGTTCATCGTCTCACGACTGGTGGCGAACGCGAGCGATCGGAGCGAGCGTGCTGGTTTCGAGGTGCTCGCCGACGCCGTCGGCCAAGACATCGTCCAGCAGACGCTGCTCGATGCAGAATGGTCGGGATGA
- a CDS encoding ribbon-helix-helix protein, CopG family — protein MTGDRVTVSLDSDASAALETLTSRTENGQSELVRQALTFYAANFEAATADASANLEEYHRMLAGGEHVLLDVDFLHCFLEHIEGESGDPDPDFLECTDRVAEYHTSEYDERFTDLGELLDWLSFCGFLTVRETEADTYHIVFPTESMKWFMLRFIERSTASLDFDIDVNEGVSKVLLTERHE, from the coding sequence ATGACTGGCGACCGCGTCACGGTCTCGTTGGATAGCGATGCAAGTGCCGCCCTCGAAACGCTCACTAGCCGCACAGAGAACGGACAAAGTGAGCTCGTCCGCCAGGCACTCACGTTCTATGCGGCAAATTTCGAAGCGGCGACGGCCGATGCGAGCGCCAACTTGGAAGAGTATCATCGAATGCTCGCTGGTGGTGAACACGTCCTTCTCGATGTCGACTTCCTGCACTGCTTTCTCGAACATATCGAGGGTGAGTCGGGCGATCCCGACCCCGACTTTCTGGAGTGTACCGATCGCGTTGCAGAGTATCATACGAGCGAATACGACGAGCGATTCACCGATCTCGGCGAACTTCTCGATTGGCTGTCGTTCTGTGGTTTTCTCACGGTTCGCGAAACCGAAGCGGACACCTACCACATCGTCTTTCCGACGGAGTCGATGAAGTGGTTCATGCTTCGGTTCATCGAGCGGAGCACCGCATCGCTCGACTTCGATATCGATGTCAACGAGGGTGTTTCGAAAGTGCTGCTCACCGAACGACACGAATGA
- a CDS encoding NAD(P)/FAD-dependent oxidoreductase, giving the protein MRIAVLGAGYAGLTLARQLEKRLSESDEIVVVNDRPDHLVQHELHRVVRRPSLADGITVDLADVLDRATLRVARVTNVDHERGVAELDDDEELSYDVGAVCLGAETAFHDLEGVEEHATPLKRLPDAARIREELLELAAGDRVVVGGAGLSGVQIAGELAALAREEGIDREIVLLERLDSVAPNFPANFQEAVHEELEARDVIVNTGAAVERATDDAIELDTDELPYGQFIWTGGIRGPDALAGERPIVPDTLRLGGDTFVLGDAARVTDADGAAVPASAAAAVREARSVADSIAGIVSHRQDGGGDDALFEPRPERFRFDAPGWLVSVGDGAVAQVGPTVFRGPAAKALKTSVGAGYLSSVGAIENAAGLVREELAGD; this is encoded by the coding sequence ATGCGAATCGCCGTCCTCGGAGCCGGCTACGCCGGTCTCACGCTCGCTCGACAGCTCGAAAAACGGCTGTCAGAGTCGGACGAGATCGTCGTCGTCAACGACCGCCCCGATCACCTCGTCCAGCACGAACTCCACCGCGTCGTCCGACGGCCGTCGCTCGCCGACGGGATCACGGTCGATCTCGCCGACGTCCTCGATCGTGCGACCCTCCGCGTCGCGCGAGTCACGAACGTCGATCACGAGCGAGGCGTCGCCGAACTCGACGATGACGAGGAACTCTCGTACGACGTCGGTGCGGTCTGTCTCGGGGCCGAAACCGCGTTTCACGATCTGGAGGGCGTCGAGGAACACGCCACACCGCTGAAACGTCTGCCCGACGCCGCGCGCATCCGCGAGGAGCTCCTCGAACTCGCCGCCGGCGATCGGGTCGTGGTCGGTGGAGCCGGCCTCTCGGGCGTCCAGATCGCGGGCGAACTCGCCGCGCTCGCCCGCGAGGAGGGGATCGATCGCGAGATCGTGCTGCTCGAACGCCTCGACAGCGTCGCCCCGAACTTCCCGGCGAACTTTCAGGAGGCGGTCCACGAGGAGCTCGAAGCCCGCGACGTGATCGTCAACACCGGCGCGGCGGTCGAGCGCGCGACCGACGACGCCATCGAACTCGACACCGACGAGCTGCCCTACGGCCAGTTCATTTGGACCGGCGGCATCCGCGGACCGGACGCGCTTGCCGGCGAGCGCCCGATCGTGCCCGACACGCTCCGGCTCGGCGGCGACACGTTCGTGCTCGGCGACGCCGCGCGAGTCACCGACGCCGACGGCGCGGCGGTCCCGGCGAGCGCCGCGGCCGCCGTCCGCGAGGCACGAAGCGTCGCCGACAGCATCGCCGGGATCGTGTCCCACCGACAGGATGGCGGTGGAGACGACGCGCTGTTCGAGCCACGGCCAGAGCGATTCAGGTTCGACGCGCCCGGCTGGCTGGTCAGCGTCGGCGACGGTGCGGTGGCCCAGGTCGGACCGACGGTGTTCCGGGGACCGGCCGCGAAGGCGCTCAAAACGAGCGTCGGGGCGGGCTATCTCTCCTCGGTCGGCGCGATCGAGAACGCGGCCGGACTCGTGCGCGAAGAACTCGCCGGCGACTGA
- a CDS encoding polysaccharide deacetylase family protein produces MSDIDVAIGVDADCVAGWLGSYGGADSPADLSRGLSAGNEGIPRLLQLFEDEAIDTSWYVPGHTIETFREEIQAVADAGHEIGVHGYSHENPTDLSREQEDEILQLSIDLVEEVTGEKPVGHRASWWEFSENTPDLVEKYDFLYDSSLMEREFEPGYMRKGDSWEKIDYDQEPDSWTTPYEYGDETDVVEIPISWYRDDIPSMLFIKQPLYHAGYKNPEMMYEQYYKPQFDYLYNRRGAGVYTFTIHPDLHGLPHMIPHLEAFINYVKNHENAEFKTLEEVARKYDDDPSVYEARGEYV; encoded by the coding sequence ATGAGTGATATCGATGTCGCAATCGGTGTCGATGCGGACTGTGTTGCTGGCTGGCTGGGATCGTACGGCGGCGCGGATTCACCGGCGGATCTCTCGCGTGGACTCTCCGCCGGAAATGAGGGCATTCCGCGTCTGCTCCAGCTGTTCGAAGACGAAGCTATCGACACCTCGTGGTACGTTCCAGGGCATACTATCGAAACCTTCCGTGAGGAGATTCAGGCAGTCGCGGACGCTGGCCACGAAATCGGCGTTCACGGCTACTCTCACGAAAACCCGACCGACCTCTCACGCGAACAGGAAGACGAGATCCTTCAACTCTCGATCGATCTCGTCGAGGAAGTGACGGGTGAGAAACCGGTCGGCCACCGCGCGAGCTGGTGGGAGTTCAGCGAAAACACGCCAGATCTCGTCGAGAAGTACGACTTCCTCTACGATAGTAGCCTCATGGAGCGCGAGTTCGAACCGGGCTACATGCGCAAGGGCGATAGCTGGGAGAAAATCGACTACGATCAGGAGCCTGATTCGTGGACGACACCGTACGAATACGGTGACGAAACCGATGTCGTGGAGATTCCTATCAGCTGGTATCGAGATGATATCCCATCGATGCTGTTCATCAAGCAGCCACTCTATCACGCCGGCTACAAAAATCCGGAGATGATGTACGAGCAGTATTACAAACCGCAGTTCGATTACCTCTACAATCGCCGCGGTGCTGGTGTCTACACGTTCACTATCCACCCCGACCTGCATGGACTACCCCACATGATTCCCCACCTCGAAGCGTTCATCAACTACGTGAAAAACCACGAAAACGCGGAGTTCAAAACGCTGGAAGAGGTCGCGCGCAAGTACGACGACGATCCATCCGTCTACGAAGCTCGTGGTGAATACGTCTGA
- a CDS encoding dihydroorotase: MLIANATLVDGRQRDVRVAGERIAAVERRLSAGADETTIDATGKLLLPGMIDAHVHFREPGFPEKETWASGSRAAAAGGVTTVVDQPNTQPPTVDGETFDEKATCTTDSVVDFGINGGVTPDWQPDELLDRPLFALGEVFLADSTGEMGIDADLFADAVTAATERGVPVTVHAEDATRFDASTRDRDDADAWSAFRTPEAERAAVERACEVGRDTGAQLHIAHASTPEGIDAADSMEMTCEVTPHHLLLSREDYDDLGTHGRMNPPLRSEERREGVYERVADGTVDLIATDHAPHTREEKDAGIWDAPSGVPGVETALPLLLAEARAGRLDYERVRDLTAANPAAVFDLPQKGRVEAGKDADLVLVDPDATRDIRGEELATDCGWTPFDGFEGVFPEWTMVRGETVYERTDGEERFGAAIGENVRSRE; the protein is encoded by the coding sequence ATGCTCATCGCGAACGCGACGCTCGTCGACGGTCGCCAGCGCGACGTCCGAGTGGCAGGCGAGCGGATCGCCGCCGTCGAGCGCCGACTGTCGGCCGGTGCTGACGAGACGACTATCGACGCCACCGGAAAGCTCCTACTGCCGGGGATGATCGACGCCCACGTCCACTTCCGCGAACCGGGCTTTCCCGAGAAGGAGACGTGGGCGAGCGGCAGCCGGGCGGCAGCGGCCGGTGGCGTCACCACGGTTGTGGACCAGCCGAACACCCAGCCCCCGACGGTCGACGGAGAAACGTTCGACGAGAAGGCCACCTGTACTACGGATTCGGTCGTCGACTTCGGAATCAACGGCGGCGTCACGCCCGACTGGCAGCCCGACGAACTGCTCGATCGGCCCCTGTTCGCGCTCGGCGAGGTCTTTCTCGCGGATTCGACGGGCGAAATGGGAATCGACGCCGACCTGTTCGCCGACGCCGTAACGGCCGCGACCGAGCGCGGCGTTCCCGTCACCGTCCACGCCGAGGACGCGACGCGGTTCGACGCGTCCACTAGGGATCGTGACGACGCCGACGCGTGGAGCGCGTTCCGAACCCCGGAGGCCGAGCGCGCGGCGGTCGAGCGCGCGTGCGAGGTCGGCAGAGACACCGGCGCACAGCTCCACATCGCCCACGCGAGCACGCCGGAGGGGATCGACGCCGCGGATAGTATGGAGATGACCTGCGAGGTGACGCCCCATCACCTCCTGCTCTCGCGCGAAGACTACGACGACCTCGGCACTCACGGACGGATGAACCCGCCGCTGCGGAGCGAGGAGCGGAGGGAGGGGGTGTACGAGCGCGTCGCCGATGGGACGGTCGATCTGATCGCAACCGACCACGCGCCGCACACCCGCGAGGAGAAGGACGCGGGGATCTGGGACGCCCCGAGCGGTGTTCCGGGTGTCGAGACCGCGCTCCCCCTGCTCCTCGCGGAGGCGCGCGCAGGACGGCTCGACTACGAGCGGGTGCGTGATCTCACGGCCGCGAACCCCGCCGCGGTGTTCGACCTTCCACAAAAAGGCCGTGTCGAGGCCGGGAAGGACGCCGATCTCGTGCTCGTCGACCCCGACGCGACCCGCGATATTCGGGGCGAGGAACTGGCGACGGACTGCGGGTGGACGCCGTTCGACGGGTTCGAAGGCGTGTTCCCGGAGTGGACGATGGTACGCGGCGAGACGGTCTACGAGCGCACCGACGGCGAAGAGCGATTCGGCGCGGCGATCGGCGAGAACGTCCGGTCACGAGAGTAG
- a CDS encoding Nramp family divalent metal transporter, translated as MGLIQRLRTIGPGAMVAAAFIGPGTVTTASVTGARFGYALVWTLGFSILATIVLQEMSARLGLVSREGLGEALRDQFDNPIAKWGSIVLVVAAIGAGTAAYEAGNILGGAAGLETITGVSSTIWGITMGVVAGALLYTGKYKLIERALVGLVAIMAISFLVSAALIGPDFGALAAGFVPTIPDGSVFLITGLIGTTVVGYNLFLHASNVQERWSGPAELSDCRTDTVLSILIGGLITIAVLVTAAAAFPTGTEISDVGRMAEQLRPIAGPYATLFFSIGLFAAGFTSATTAPLAGAYATTGALGWDTDLSAPRFQAVWGVILLVGVSSVLLGGSPVEIIVFAQVVNGILLPIIAIFLIIAMNSDTLLGEYTNGTVSNVLGGLVTIIVVWLGVRTFLTVTGVL; from the coding sequence ATGGGACTCATCCAACGATTGCGGACGATCGGCCCGGGAGCGATGGTCGCGGCGGCGTTCATCGGACCCGGAACCGTCACGACGGCGAGCGTCACGGGCGCACGCTTCGGCTATGCACTGGTCTGGACGCTCGGCTTTTCGATACTCGCAACGATCGTCCTTCAGGAGATGAGCGCTCGCCTGGGGCTCGTTTCTCGTGAGGGGCTTGGCGAAGCGTTGCGTGATCAGTTTGACAATCCGATCGCCAAATGGGGATCGATCGTCCTCGTCGTTGCTGCCATCGGGGCCGGCACGGCCGCGTACGAAGCCGGGAACATCCTCGGCGGGGCGGCCGGGTTGGAAACCATCACCGGCGTGAGTTCGACGATCTGGGGGATCACGATGGGAGTTGTGGCCGGAGCGCTCCTCTATACGGGGAAATACAAGCTCATTGAGCGCGCGCTCGTCGGGCTGGTCGCCATTATGGCGATCTCGTTTCTCGTGTCGGCAGCACTCATCGGCCCGGACTTCGGTGCGCTCGCGGCCGGGTTCGTCCCGACGATTCCCGACGGATCGGTGTTTCTCATCACGGGACTCATCGGCACGACAGTCGTCGGCTACAACCTCTTCTTGCACGCGAGCAACGTCCAGGAGCGCTGGAGCGGTCCAGCGGAACTGTCCGACTGTCGGACGGACACGGTGCTATCGATCCTCATCGGCGGGCTCATCACTATCGCCGTGCTCGTGACGGCGGCGGCTGCGTTCCCGACCGGCACCGAGATCTCCGACGTCGGGCGGATGGCCGAGCAGCTCCGGCCGATCGCCGGTCCGTACGCGACGCTGTTTTTCAGCATCGGACTGTTCGCGGCCGGGTTCACGAGCGCAACGACCGCCCCGCTGGCTGGTGCCTACGCCACCACGGGCGCGCTCGGGTGGGATACCGACCTCTCCGCGCCCCGGTTTCAGGCGGTGTGGGGTGTCATTCTTCTGGTGGGCGTCTCGTCGGTCCTTCTTGGCGGGAGTCCGGTCGAAATCATCGTGTTCGCACAGGTCGTCAACGGTATTCTCCTCCCGATCATCGCGATCTTCCTCATCATCGCAATGAACTCCGATACACTACTCGGCGAGTACACCAACGGCACGGTGTCGAACGTTCTCGGTGGTCTCGTGACGATAATCGTCGTCTGGCTCGGCGTCCGGACGTTCCTCACGGTGACGGGAGTGCTCTAA
- a CDS encoding DoxX family protein, whose protein sequence is MSTDTDDTPPRLKRPLLYVMGVFYAAAGVMHFVAPKVYARIVPPRFPKPAALVYLSGIAEIVLGIGVLLRRTRQRSAWGLIALLIAVFPANVHMATSDVATDAAPDWAEGITRAAMWARLPLQGVLILWAWWYTRLMPESSEKDASNPETHQ, encoded by the coding sequence ATGAGCACCGATACCGACGACACGCCACCCCGCCTCAAACGACCGCTGCTCTACGTGATGGGGGTCTTCTACGCCGCCGCGGGGGTGATGCATTTCGTTGCACCGAAGGTGTACGCTCGGATCGTTCCACCACGGTTTCCCAAACCGGCCGCACTCGTGTATCTCTCCGGCATCGCGGAGATCGTACTCGGCATTGGCGTCCTGCTCCGGCGGACGCGCCAGCGGTCCGCGTGGGGACTCATCGCGCTCCTGATCGCCGTGTTTCCGGCGAACGTTCATATGGCGACCAGCGACGTGGCAACTGATGCAGCCCCCGACTGGGCCGAGGGCATCACTCGGGCGGCGATGTGGGCACGACTCCCGCTCCAAGGCGTCCTGATTCTCTGGGCGTGGTGGTACACGCGCCTGATGCCCGAGAGTTCGGAGAAAGACGCCTCAAACCCCGAGACACACCAGTAA
- a CDS encoding ABC transporter permease: MSTETEMGSGRTRGVFDRLRASPFLSDLLSNRLALAGIVIVFGMAAVAIYARLFVDLEAISLTQFGQNPPRQAPGWWANLFGSGATATTVGFLEYPFGTDGQARDIFPRVLYGAWYALLYGTITVAISTVAGVGLGIVAAYFGDVTDNVVMRTMDVLLAFPSLLLALALVAIFPDDLGLWRAVAALTLVYTPRFARVIRGAALAVLEDEYVDATVALGATDPRVIVRHILPNCLAPITVQSTLNFGLAIIDLAALSFLGFGAPTGTPSWGLMLSNGVEQGLLTGQWWWSFFPGLFLAITVLGFNLLGDGMRDALDPRMREAID, from the coding sequence ATGAGCACCGAAACGGAGATGGGCAGCGGTCGTACGCGCGGGGTCTTCGATCGGCTCCGGGCGTCGCCGTTCCTCTCGGATCTCCTCTCGAACCGGCTCGCGCTCGCCGGCATCGTCATCGTGTTCGGGATGGCGGCGGTCGCGATCTACGCGCGGCTGTTCGTCGATCTGGAGGCGATCTCGCTCACCCAGTTCGGCCAGAACCCGCCGCGGCAGGCTCCGGGCTGGTGGGCGAACCTGTTCGGCAGCGGGGCGACGGCCACGACGGTCGGTTTCCTCGAATACCCGTTCGGCACCGACGGCCAGGCGCGGGACATCTTCCCACGGGTGCTCTACGGCGCGTGGTACGCCCTGCTCTACGGCACGATCACCGTTGCGATCTCGACGGTCGCCGGCGTCGGACTCGGGATCGTCGCCGCGTACTTCGGCGACGTCACCGACAACGTCGTGATGCGGACGATGGACGTGCTGCTCGCGTTCCCCTCGCTCCTGCTCGCGCTCGCGCTGGTCGCCATCTTCCCCGACGATCTCGGGCTCTGGCGCGCGGTCGCCGCGCTCACCCTCGTCTACACGCCACGGTTCGCCCGCGTCATTCGTGGCGCGGCGCTCGCCGTACTGGAGGACGAGTACGTCGACGCGACGGTGGCGCTCGGTGCGACCGATCCCCGGGTGATCGTTCGGCACATCCTCCCGAACTGTCTCGCGCCCATCACCGTCCAGAGCACGCTGAACTTCGGGCTCGCGATCATCGACCTCGCCGCGCTGTCCTTCCTCGGGTTCGGTGCGCCCACCGGCACGCCCTCGTGGGGGCTGATGCTCTCCAATGGCGTGGAGCAGGGACTTCTGACCGGTCAGTGGTGGTGGTCGTTCTTCCCGGGACTGTTCCTCGCGATCACCGTCTTGGGGTTCAATCTCCTCGGTGACGGGATGCGCGACGCCCTCGACCCACGGATGCGCGAGGCCATCGACTGA
- a CDS encoding DUF7268 family protein codes for MALGAWLRPRIRLLATAGAVGVVAGALALFALAAVRTPEFASTQTFAVGALVLGFAVLGWSGSVLAGNAVETLQTHLDTDTGWTERDSRRAMARLVGFGVGVMIGVVVATTLLS; via the coding sequence GTGGCGCTCGGTGCGTGGCTCCGCCCGCGAATCCGACTGCTCGCCACGGCGGGTGCGGTCGGGGTCGTCGCGGGCGCACTCGCCCTCTTCGCGCTCGCCGCCGTTCGCACTCCCGAGTTCGCCAGCACACAGACCTTCGCGGTCGGTGCGCTCGTGCTCGGGTTCGCGGTGCTCGGCTGGTCGGGCTCGGTGCTCGCCGGCAACGCTGTCGAAACCCTCCAAACCCATCTCGACACCGATACCGGCTGGACCGAGCGCGATTCGCGGCGCGCGATGGCTCGGCTGGTCGGGTTCGGTGTGGGTGTGATGATCGGCGTCGTGGTCGCGACGACGCTACTCTCGTGA
- a CDS encoding asparaginase, with protein MSASITVLSTGGTIASTQAEDGATPSRSGGDLIAAVPELGSYADIAVTEVVQTPSFDMDIESLAVIVEQTRTAVDDGADGVVITHGTDTMAESAYYLDLVLDLDAPVVLTGAQRRSDEVSPDGPSNLLTAARAASHDRFRDRGGVYIAFDEELHAARDVTKAHTSDLSAFVSPDKSPVAHFTRESVRVHREPGSRSDTIEATTTSADVVVVKTGIGVGTQQVDAALGGSVDGLIVEGTGLGNTTSPLGGAIRDALEADVPVVITSRCQGGAVAPVYGTPGGGKTLRSHGIIDGGDLPAHKARLKLMLLIEEYEAADLTTLREAFEANS; from the coding sequence ATGTCTGCATCCATCACTGTACTGAGCACCGGCGGGACGATCGCAAGTACGCAAGCGGAGGACGGTGCAACGCCAAGCAGAAGCGGTGGCGATCTCATTGCAGCCGTACCGGAGCTCGGATCGTACGCCGATATCGCGGTGACGGAAGTCGTGCAGACGCCGAGCTTCGATATGGATATCGAGTCGCTTGCAGTGATCGTCGAACAAACACGCACGGCCGTCGATGATGGCGCTGATGGCGTCGTCATCACCCACGGGACGGACACGATGGCGGAATCCGCCTACTACTTGGATCTCGTCCTCGATCTGGATGCACCGGTCGTTCTCACGGGAGCACAGCGTCGTTCGGACGAAGTCAGTCCCGATGGCCCGAGCAATCTTCTCACCGCAGCCCGGGCGGCAAGCCACGACCGATTCCGCGACAGAGGCGGTGTCTACATTGCGTTCGACGAAGAGCTGCACGCCGCACGAGACGTCACGAAAGCACACACGAGTGACCTCTCGGCGTTCGTTTCTCCGGATAAATCCCCAGTCGCACACTTCACCCGCGAAAGCGTACGCGTCCACCGCGAGCCGGGAAGTCGGTCGGACACGATCGAGGCCACCACAACGTCGGCTGATGTCGTAGTGGTGAAAACGGGGATCGGTGTCGGTACACAGCAGGTCGACGCCGCCCTCGGTGGGAGTGTCGATGGCCTCATCGTCGAGGGGACCGGTCTCGGCAATACGACGAGTCCACTCGGCGGTGCGATCCGTGACGCCCTCGAAGCGGATGTTCCAGTTGTCATCACCTCGCGCTGTCAGGGCGGGGCAGTCGCGCCCGTGTACGGAACGCCCGGTGGCGGGAAAACGCTCCGCTCGCATGGGATAATCGATGGCGGTGATCTCCCCGCTCACAAGGCACGTCTGAAACTCATGCTACTCATCGAAGAGTATGAGGCGGCCGATCTCACCACTCTCCGCGAGGCATTCGAGGCGAATTCGTGA
- a CDS encoding lipoyl protein ligase domain-containing protein, translating to MRVFEGRAADIEADRERTRELVAHTATTGEPAVRAWTPHRQIAFGRRDARAEGYDRAREIAADHDFSPIEREVGGRAVAYTGSTVAFARAEPIEGREIQQRYARATTNLQAAFDRLGVEARDGEPPNSFCPGSHSLQADGKIAGLAQRVRSDAALVAGIVVTRDAAAMAEVLEPIYDALDVAFDPDSVGSVARAGSDADPETVARTIEQALAEGYRSTNDQSTDESAADDPADDRDA from the coding sequence ATGCGCGTCTTCGAGGGGCGAGCGGCCGACATCGAGGCCGATCGCGAGCGCACCCGCGAGCTGGTCGCACACACCGCAACGACCGGCGAGCCGGCAGTGCGCGCGTGGACGCCCCACCGTCAGATCGCGTTCGGTCGGCGCGACGCCCGCGCCGAAGGCTACGACCGGGCGCGCGAAATCGCCGCCGACCACGACTTCTCTCCCATCGAGCGCGAGGTCGGCGGCCGCGCAGTCGCGTACACCGGGTCGACGGTGGCGTTCGCGCGAGCAGAGCCCATCGAGGGGCGGGAGATCCAGCAACGCTACGCACGAGCGACCACCAATCTCCAAGCGGCGTTCGACCGGCTCGGAGTCGAGGCGCGCGACGGCGAACCGCCGAACTCGTTCTGTCCGGGGTCGCACTCACTTCAGGCCGACGGCAAGATCGCGGGGCTCGCCCAGCGCGTGCGGAGCGACGCCGCGCTCGTCGCGGGAATCGTCGTGACCCGCGACGCTGCGGCGATGGCGGAGGTGCTCGAACCGATCTACGACGCCCTCGATGTGGCGTTCGATCCCGACTCGGTCGGGAGTGTGGCGCGCGCCGGCAGCGACGCCGACCCCGAGACCGTCGCCCGCACGATCGAGCAGGCACTCGCGGAGGGGTATCGGAGTACGAACGACCAGTCGACGGACGAATCGGCGGCAGACGACCCAGCCGACGATCGGGACGCTTAG